CCTGCTATGAAAAGCAGAAGAGCCGCGGCCGCTGTCCGGGGTCGTGGTCGAGGAGACAAGCTCATCGGAGGTTGCCACGATTGTACAGCGATGCCACGGCTATCGGTCTCGTGCGTCAGGCGTTGTAGGTGGAGGACGAGACGCGACCCCCACGTCCGGTCCAGTTGGTGTGGAAGAACTCGCCGCGTGGCTTGTCTACGCGTTCGTAGGTGTGGGCACCGAAGAAATCGCGCTGGGCCTGCAGAAGATTGGCTGGAAGGCGACCGGTTCTGTAGCCGTCGAAGAAGGAAAGCGCAGTTGTGAAGGCAGGCATTGGAACACCGAATTGCACGCCTTGGACGACGGCACGCCGCCATGAGCTCTGGTACTGATTCAGGACGGACGAGAAGAAGTCGTCGAGGAGGAGATTCTCAAGCTTCGGGTTCTTGTCGTAGGCTTCCTTGATCTTGCCGAGGAACTGGCTGCGGATGATGCAGCCGCCACGCCACATGAGCGCCACGCCACCCATGTTCAAGTTCCACCCCTGCTCCCTGGCAGCTTCCCGCAGAAGCATGTATCCCTGCGCGTAGCTGATCATCTTTGAGCAGTAGAGAGCCCGGCGGACGTCTTCGATGAAGCTTCTGCGATCGGCCACGGACGGTTTTGACTCGGGTCCGCGCAGGATCTTGGAGGCGCGAACGCGCTCGTCCTTGAGCGCGCTAAGGCAGCGGGCGAAGACGCTCTCACCGATGAGCGTGACGGGTTGGCCGAGGTCGAGCGCCGAGATGGCGGTCCACTTGCCGGTGCCCTTCTGGCCGGCAGTGTCAAGAATCTTGTCGACGAGAGGCTTGCCATCGTCATCTTTTTTGGCAAAGATATCGGCGGTGATCTCGATGAGGAAGCTGTCGAGTTCACCCTTATTCCATTCGGAAAATACTTGGGCGAGTTCGTCGGCGGTGAGGCCGAGGCAGTCGTGCAGCAGTTGATATGCCTCGCAGATGAGCTGCATATCGCCATACTCGATGCCGTTGTGCACCATTTTCACGTAGTGTCCGGCACCCTCTTCACCCACCCAATCACAGCACGGAATGCCGTCCTCAACTTTGGCAGCGATCGATTGGAAGATGTCCTTCACGTGCGGCCACGCGGCAGGATTGCCTCCGGGCATGATGGAAGGTCCGAACCGTGCGCCCTCTTCACCGCCCGAAACGCCGGTGCCGATGAAGAGAATTCCCTTCTCGGCTAGATCCTTTGTGCGACGGTTTGAATCCGTAAAGAGCGAGTTACCGCCATCGATGATGATGTCGCCCTTTTCGAGATAAGGCAGGAGCTGATCGATGGTCTGATCGACAACCTCGCCAGCCTTAACCATAATCATCACGCGCCGCGGCTTTTTGAGTTTTGCGCAGAGCTCTGCCACGGAATGCGCGCCTTCGACTTGCGTGCCCTTTGCTTCGTTGGCCAGGAAGTCGTCCACCTTAGAGGTCGTACGGTTGAAGACGGCAACCTTCGACCCGTGGTCGGTCATGTTGAGTACGAGGTTTTGGCCCATCACAGCAAGGCCAATCAGTCCGATATCGCAGGTTGCATCAGGCATGTTTTAGTCTGCTCTCCAAATATTTAATGTATTGTAGCGGGGCAGACGTGTCGTCAGGCGCATTGAAGCTTTACTTATAGATCAGGTGGATTGTGGTCTCTGTAACGGGACAAGTGACCTGCATCGCGGCCGTGTCAAAGCTGGGCGGGCTGAGACCTACCTTGGGGTTGTTTGAGAAGCCGAAGCCTTCCTTCGGCCAGCCGATCATATTGCGATCAAGCTTGTGATTGGAGTTCTCGTCGTGGAGTACGGCAATCGCATAGCGGCCCGGCGGAAGTTGGAGTTCGACTGTAGCCTTATCACTGCTGAAGGGATGTCCTCCATGGATGAGAGCCTTGTTGTTGTTCTCCGGCCAGCCATCGGGCGATGTAAACACCGTTACTCCGGCATCTCCTTTCTGATTTCGAAAGCCATCGATGTGCACAACCAGCTTGCACGTTTCTGAAGACGTAGATTGGGCTGCGGCTGCGTTCGGGAGAATGGTCAGGAGCGCCAGACCCGCGAGGATGCGCTTCATAGTTCCTCCTGGATTGCAAGCTATTTTCACCTGAAGCTATGACTTCATCCGATGGCGGTGCTCCGGCACGCTGGGTCCGAAGTGAAATGTCGGACCCACGGAGTAACGATAGCTCCAGAATCCATTGGCCAGGATGCTGTTGAACGGATGATTCCAGGTGGCGTCCATTTGAACGCGTGCTCCGACATGTTTAGTGAAGTTGAAGTCCGCTCCGCCGCCAGCGCCATAGGCCCCCGTCCAGTCCGTGAGACTTCCTCCGGGTGCGAGGACGTTCGAGACGGTGACAGCATAGGGATCCTGCGGGTTCGGGTGCGGCGTCGCTGTGATCCGGAAGGCGCTAAGCGCCGGCCGGATGAAAAGCGTGGTCCGTGAAAGGTGGCGGTATTCGAGCTGTACGCCGGCGGTGACCGTCTGCGTGAATGCGTGCAAAGGGATTCTGAGCGTATAGCCGGGCGGGATCAGTCCCGCTTGTGCGAACTGAACTGCCAAGGCGGTGAGTTCTGTCTGCAGTTGCGGCGTTGCCAGATTTGCCGTGAGAGAGGTGTCCCCACTTTGCACGCTGTAGTCGAAACCACCAGCAAGCCACCGGTTGACGTTGCCTCCAGCCTGCAGGTGGAAGCCGACCTGGTTCAGGCTATTCAGTCCGGGGCTGGAGAGGTCAGAGAAACCGGTGTAGATGTTGTAGCGTCCGACGTACTCCTGTTGAGCGCCGCAGCTAGCGGCCGTTGCAAAGAAGATCGAGAAGAGGATCAGGATTCGCTTTGTAATCGTGCCGATGGGGATCATGGTGAGCCTCGGGTCGAGCGTTGAGGATTCGGAATGTGAACCGCCGTCGATTTGGCGGCTGATTGCTTTTCGGGATGCGGACGTCTGGAGCTATTCGTACTGCCGGTCATTGCGCGATCGCGTCCTGCCACAGCACGCGGGTTTTCGCTTGTTCCCATGCGAGGAAGCTACTGTCGAAGCGCTCTTCGAGTGCTGTTCGACGAACTTTCAGGGTTGGAGTAAGGAGCCCGTTGTCTGCTGTCCATGGCTGCTGGCAAACAACCATGAAGCGCAGTTGTTCGTGTTGATCAAGATGACTGTTGACGCGGTCCATTTCATGTTTGAGTGCGGTCTCGAGAGCTTCGCGTTTCGTCGGAGATTCTGCTGCCGCTCGTAACTCAGGCACCAGAACCGCAAGACTGAACGGTGCAGACATGCCCGATCCGAGAACGCATACCGATTCGAATAATGTTGAAAGCGAGAGAAGCTTTTCAATCGGTGCAGGTACGACGTACTTCCCTTTGGCCGTCTTGAATTCCTCCTTCAGCCGGCCCACGATGCGCAGTCGGCCCTGTTCATCAATCTCGCCGCGATCTCCCGTGCGGAAGTACCCGTCTTCTGTAAACGCCTGCTGTGTGAGTTCCGGATTCTTGTAGTACCCCAGCATGTTCATCGGGCCCTTGATCTCGACTTCCCCTTGCGAGGAGATGCGCGTATCAGCATACGGACTTGCGTTGCCAACGAAGCCTGCGCGGAACTTCGAGGGCAACGGAACGTGTGTGATGCCGGTCTCGGTCATTCCGTAACCTTCAACGAAGTTGAGACCGAGCTTGCGGTACCAGTGCACGAGTTCGATCGGAATCGCCGCACCTCCAGATGCGACAAGCCGCGCGTGGTGAAGGCCTAATCCGTTGAGGATCTTGCTTCGCGCAATGCGGTTGAGGATGGGAATTTTGAGGAGACGCTGTAGCTTTCGCTCCGGAACCTTTTCAAAGACACCTTGCTGAAAGCGCAGATAAAGACGCGGAATTGAGAAGAAAATCGTACATTTCGAGCGCTGTAGATCAGTGAGGAATGTTTGCTGGCCTTCGGTAAAGAAGATTTGGAGCGGCATCATCAGGGAGTTCATCTCCACGATTGCTCGCTCAGCAATATGCGCCAGAGGAAGGTAGGAAAGGATGCGGTCAAGCGCGTATGGAGAGTTGCCGAGCACTGGCTCCATGGATTTGCCCATGAGGCTGAGAGAACGAAACGACTGCATCACACCCTTCGGCTGTCCAGTGGTTCCTGAGGTGTAGATGATGGTCGCGACCTCTTCGGCTGCGCGGAGTGGTTGGCCGTCGAAGTCCTTTCCGTTCTGAACGATCGTTTGCCATTCCTCAGAGTCTGAGGGAATATGGTCTGGCTTTGCGTTGGGGAACCGGACTAACTTCATGTTCCGTAATGAAGGAGCGCCGAACGAGGGGGATTGATCCAGCTCTCCCACAAAGCAGGCGACTGGTTCGCTGTGCTGGAACAGCAATGACAGAGATTCGTTACGAAGAGAGGGGAAGAAGGGGACACTGACGTGGCCTGACATCCATATCGCGATGTCCGCCATGATCCACCAAGCGCAATTTTTGGACAGAATGGCAACCCGCGAGCCGGCAGGCCAGTTCTGGTCGATCAGCCAGCGGGCGATTCGTCGAATTTCGTGCATCGCTTCCGCCCACGTCCAGCTCTGAACTTCACCGTTCCGGGGCTGGGTTAGGAAAGGTTGATCTGGACGATGCCGTTCCGAAGAATAGATCCGCTGCAGAGGGAGGTCGGAATCCGGAAATCTCACCTTTCCGAGCTCCTGTTCGTTCTCGATCTGGCTCTGCAATGCAAGCCTCGCTTTTTTACCGTGGGGTAAGGTAAACAACTTGTGGTAAAGCTGTCACGAAAAATATACAGCGGGAAGGAATTAGCAACGAGGGACGCGGAAGTCGTGGAAGCACCATGAGAGGCGCCGCCTTCACATCGTGCCATGAGCCTCTTGCGCCTGAGTTGATCCACCACCGGAAAGTTCCTTGATATGCGAACAATAGATAGCGTGACATCTTCTCGACGTCCTTGGAAAAGCTTTCGTGTGCGCCAGAGGGACGGAGATTCGAAACGGGTGGTAATTCTTGAGACTGCGGCTCGCCTATTCCTCGAGCGCGGATATCGGAGCACCTCGCTTCGCGAGCTTGCCACGCTACTGAACATTACGAAACCCGCACTGTACTACTACTTTCAGAACAAAGAGCAGATGCTCGTCGACTGCTATCGCGCGGGCATAAGCTCAATCGAAGGCCTTCTGGAAGAAGGCAAACTCGAGGGTGGGAGCGGCCTCGAACGGCTGCAGAAATACCTGCACGTTTACGCGACGGCTATTGTGTCTCATGACTTTGGGCGGTGCGTTGC
The genomic region above belongs to Acidobacteriaceae bacterium and contains:
- a CDS encoding AMP-binding protein is translated as MRFPDSDLPLQRIYSSERHRPDQPFLTQPRNGEVQSWTWAEAMHEIRRIARWLIDQNWPAGSRVAILSKNCAWWIMADIAIWMSGHVSVPFFPSLRNESLSLLFQHSEPVACFVGELDQSPSFGAPSLRNMKLVRFPNAKPDHIPSDSEEWQTIVQNGKDFDGQPLRAAEEVATIIYTSGTTGQPKGVMQSFRSLSLMGKSMEPVLGNSPYALDRILSYLPLAHIAERAIVEMNSLMMPLQIFFTEGQQTFLTDLQRSKCTIFFSIPRLYLRFQQGVFEKVPERKLQRLLKIPILNRIARSKILNGLGLHHARLVASGGAAIPIELVHWYRKLGLNFVEGYGMTETGITHVPLPSKFRAGFVGNASPYADTRISSQGEVEIKGPMNMLGYYKNPELTQQAFTEDGYFRTGDRGEIDEQGRLRIVGRLKEEFKTAKGKYVVPAPIEKLLSLSTLFESVCVLGSGMSAPFSLAVLVPELRAAAESPTKREALETALKHEMDRVNSHLDQHEQLRFMVVCQQPWTADNGLLTPTLKVRRTALEERFDSSFLAWEQAKTRVLWQDAIAQ
- a CDS encoding TetR/AcrR family transcriptional regulator → MVILETAARLFLERGYRSTSLRELATLLNITKPALYYYFQNKEQMLVDCYRAGISSIEGLLEEGKLEGGSGLERLQKYLHVYATAIVSHDFGRCVAMLDDSELSPPARREVRTLKRRIDASIREFIEDGMADGSIAECNPKLAAFAAAGAINWIGTWYRPEGGMTGEEIASGFAELLTRGLASRNRAGG
- the gnd gene encoding decarboxylating NADP(+)-dependent phosphogluconate dehydrogenase, which codes for MPDATCDIGLIGLAVMGQNLVLNMTDHGSKVAVFNRTTSKVDDFLANEAKGTQVEGAHSVAELCAKLKKPRRVMIMVKAGEVVDQTIDQLLPYLEKGDIIIDGGNSLFTDSNRRTKDLAEKGILFIGTGVSGGEEGARFGPSIMPGGNPAAWPHVKDIFQSIAAKVEDGIPCCDWVGEEGAGHYVKMVHNGIEYGDMQLICEAYQLLHDCLGLTADELAQVFSEWNKGELDSFLIEITADIFAKKDDDGKPLVDKILDTAGQKGTGKWTAISALDLGQPVTLIGESVFARCLSALKDERVRASKILRGPESKPSVADRRSFIEDVRRALYCSKMISYAQGYMLLREAAREQGWNLNMGGVALMWRGGCIIRSQFLGKIKEAYDKNPKLENLLLDDFFSSVLNQYQSSWRRAVVQGVQFGVPMPAFTTALSFFDGYRTGRLPANLLQAQRDFFGAHTYERVDKPRGEFFHTNWTGRGGRVSSSTYNA
- a CDS encoding DUF2141 domain-containing protein codes for the protein MKRILAGLALLTILPNAAAAQSTSSETCKLVVHIDGFRNQKGDAGVTVFTSPDGWPENNNKALIHGGHPFSSDKATVELQLPPGRYAIAVLHDENSNHKLDRNMIGWPKEGFGFSNNPKVGLSPPSFDTAAMQVTCPVTETTIHLIYK